A part of Prolixibacteraceae bacterium genomic DNA contains:
- the nadB gene encoding L-aspartate oxidase, which produces MEIFHFDYIVVGSGLAGLATAYHASKYGNVAILTKSTAQTSNSHFAQGGIACVYDREDRLEKHVEDTLIAGRELCNESTVNILVKEGVDRVKEVIELGMQFDTDEHHEIILGLEGGHSHRRILHAGGDETGARLTSFMLEQVLKLDNVTIFENMSATSILHRDNRAYGVVAYPLSRGESKAFIGKHIVLASGGISKVYSRSTNPDTATGDGISMAIAAGVGVQDLEFIQFHPSALSIEGKPSFLISEAVRGEGAYLLNSKGERFMVGQHPNGELAPRDIVASAIFREMKSDSSNFVYLSLRHLDGEKMRERFQSINRFLMDLGIDFTKEDIPVAPAAHYMVGGVATGSHGETSMNHLYAVGEVASTGVMGANRLASNSLLECLVFAHRAVAHSTAETVEFDQEVKITDIARLFHASESSLTQHQEIIHEMSVVMMQYVGIIRNGNSLSLAQEILVGLKAKVMEPNSIEGIAIIQRINSCLLMIEMASSRKESRGGHIRSDYPKSDEAFKEHTKH; this is translated from the coding sequence ATGGAAATATTTCATTTCGATTATATTGTCGTAGGTAGCGGATTGGCAGGCTTAGCCACTGCATACCACGCATCCAAATATGGAAACGTTGCAATTCTGACCAAATCCACAGCTCAGACAAGCAACTCTCACTTTGCGCAAGGAGGGATTGCCTGTGTTTATGACAGAGAGGATAGGTTAGAGAAACATGTAGAGGATACATTGATTGCAGGTAGAGAGCTGTGTAATGAGTCGACAGTCAACATACTTGTCAAAGAGGGTGTGGACCGTGTCAAGGAGGTGATTGAGCTAGGTATGCAGTTTGATACAGATGAGCATCATGAGATTATTTTAGGATTAGAAGGGGGACATTCTCACCGTCGGATACTTCATGCTGGGGGAGATGAAACAGGTGCTCGACTGACCTCCTTTATGTTAGAACAGGTTCTGAAACTTGATAATGTGACTATATTTGAAAACATGTCTGCTACCTCTATTCTTCATCGAGACAATCGAGCTTATGGTGTCGTAGCATATCCTCTTTCCAGAGGGGAGTCAAAGGCATTCATCGGCAAGCACATTGTTTTGGCTAGTGGTGGTATATCAAAAGTATATTCTAGATCAACCAACCCTGATACAGCTACAGGGGATGGTATTTCGATGGCCATTGCAGCAGGAGTGGGTGTACAGGACCTTGAGTTTATTCAATTCCATCCATCCGCACTATCGATAGAGGGCAAACCCTCTTTTTTGATCAGCGAAGCGGTCCGTGGAGAAGGGGCATATCTTTTGAACTCTAAAGGAGAGAGGTTTATGGTGGGTCAGCATCCGAATGGTGAACTGGCTCCAAGGGATATCGTGGCTAGTGCAATATTTAGAGAGATGAAAAGTGATTCATCTAATTTTGTTTATCTTAGCCTAAGACATTTAGATGGAGAGAAGATGCGAGAGCGTTTTCAATCTATCAATCGCTTCCTGATGGATTTAGGCATTGACTTCACCAAAGAGGATATACCTGTGGCCCCTGCTGCACACTATATGGTAGGAGGAGTTGCAACGGGAAGTCATGGTGAGACATCGATGAATCATCTATATGCAGTAGGAGAAGTGGCATCAACAGGAGTAATGGGGGCCAATCGACTAGCGAGTAATTCGTTATTAGAATGTTTGGTCTTTGCACATAGAGCAGTAGCTCATTCGACAGCGGAGACTGTGGAGTTTGATCAAGAGGTTAAGATTACAGATATAGCACGTCTATTTCATGCTAGTGAATCGTCGTTAACACAACATCAAGAGATTATTCATGAAATGAGTGTTGTGATGATGCAATATGTGGGCATCATTCGTAATGGCAATTCACTTTCACTAGCACAAGAGATACTAGTGGGACTAAAGGCAAAAGTCATGGAGCCCAATAGCATTGAGGGAATAGCTATAATTCAAAGAATTAACAGTTGTTTATTAATGATCGAGATGGCGAGTTCACGTAAAGAGTCGAGAGGGGGGCATATCCGAAGTGATTACCCCAAAAGTGATGAAGCTTTTAAAGAACATACGAAACATTAA